The [Bacillus] selenitireducens MLS10 genome includes a region encoding these proteins:
- a CDS encoding molybdopterin-dependent oxidoreductase, with amino-acid sequence MMAITRHVCPRNCFSTCSMLAEVENGQLKKVTGDKDHPYTRGKLCAKGLSYVDQVYHPERLTYPMYQKTKGSGRFERISWEDAYGLIINEWEQIDRMYGSLLPVGLYKYTGDLSVGHYAPEEFFSSIGPTTRIVGSPCASAGFDAATYDMGGADASDPETMTEAELIVIWGANPAVTSVHSIHFLQEARRNGATIVLIDPVLTKTARLADHYIQINPGTDGLLANALALGLIRNDRHDVTFLERHTNGFERFYEALTSLTDQDVLRVTGIQEKALARLHTLLASSRRTFHWLGLGFQRHVNGGQMIRCVNALAAVNGMIGKPGAGVHYAHADTWIFTNQTAFFKEHLSEENRILPLNDWLEFGGMHLDPPLKSLWISCRNPLIQDPQPARIREYLKEIPFVVTADLFMTETAKWSNLVLPVTTFFEEEDIATSYWHRGFTYNEQAILPVGEAKSDYTIMQELAGRMAGRFTYPCTFPTGLSKRSYLNRQWNPDVRRQFGFRDVHDAFAKQSYPQTPYTAWTDRVFKTPSGNYEFDSGLARKNGLPALPVHDEATRAPQPEGMLRLLTPHDTFGLNSQFRETRTIPVQKPAVFLHPDDAKEAGIQNGSNVQVQNRHGSLLLTAALTADVAKGVALIYQRSGQTADDAVNQLVTVQSADMGEMVSGSKGIAYYDTFVEVRPVSN; translated from the coding sequence ATGATGGCCATCACCCGACACGTCTGCCCAAGAAACTGTTTCAGCACCTGCAGCATGCTTGCCGAGGTGGAGAACGGTCAGCTGAAGAAGGTGACCGGAGACAAAGATCACCCCTATACCCGCGGGAAACTTTGCGCCAAAGGTCTCTCCTATGTGGATCAGGTCTATCACCCGGAGCGGCTGACGTATCCGATGTACCAAAAGACTAAAGGAAGCGGCCGCTTTGAGCGTATCTCGTGGGAAGATGCCTATGGCCTGATCATCAATGAGTGGGAACAGATTGACCGGATGTACGGATCCCTGTTGCCCGTCGGTCTTTATAAATACACAGGGGATCTGTCGGTCGGTCACTACGCCCCGGAGGAGTTCTTCTCCTCCATCGGTCCGACGACGCGCATCGTTGGCTCCCCGTGCGCCTCGGCAGGCTTTGACGCCGCGACCTATGATATGGGAGGCGCAGACGCCTCGGATCCGGAGACGATGACAGAGGCAGAGCTCATCGTGATCTGGGGAGCGAATCCTGCCGTGACATCGGTTCACAGCATCCATTTTCTCCAGGAAGCAAGGCGAAACGGCGCCACCATCGTCCTCATTGACCCTGTGCTGACAAAGACGGCCCGCCTCGCAGACCACTATATCCAGATCAACCCAGGTACCGACGGCCTCCTTGCCAATGCCCTGGCTCTCGGGCTGATCCGAAACGACCGTCACGACGTGACCTTTCTCGAGCGGCACACGAACGGTTTCGAACGGTTTTACGAGGCCCTGACATCACTCACTGACCAAGACGTACTCAGGGTCACGGGTATTCAGGAGAAGGCCCTCGCCCGTCTCCACACGCTTCTCGCCTCGTCTAGGCGAACCTTCCACTGGCTCGGTCTCGGTTTTCAGCGCCACGTCAACGGCGGTCAGATGATCCGCTGCGTCAACGCCCTGGCGGCGGTGAACGGTATGATCGGAAAACCGGGCGCTGGCGTCCATTACGCGCACGCGGACACGTGGATCTTTACCAATCAGACGGCCTTCTTCAAAGAACATCTGAGTGAAGAAAACCGGATATTGCCACTGAACGACTGGCTTGAATTCGGCGGCATGCATCTCGATCCGCCACTCAAAAGCCTCTGGATCAGCTGCCGGAATCCGCTTATTCAGGATCCGCAGCCCGCGAGGATCAGGGAATATCTGAAAGAGATTCCCTTTGTCGTCACTGCAGATCTGTTTATGACAGAGACCGCCAAATGGTCGAATCTCGTCTTGCCGGTGACGACCTTTTTTGAAGAGGAGGACATTGCGACGAGCTACTGGCACCGGGGGTTTACGTATAATGAGCAGGCGATTCTCCCTGTCGGTGAGGCGAAATCCGACTACACGATCATGCAGGAGCTCGCTGGACGAATGGCCGGGCGCTTCACCTATCCCTGCACCTTTCCGACCGGCCTCTCAAAGCGGTCGTACCTGAACCGACAGTGGAACCCTGATGTCCGCCGGCAGTTCGGTTTTCGCGATGTACATGATGCCTTTGCCAAACAGTCCTACCCGCAGACCCCTTATACGGCCTGGACAGACCGGGTATTCAAGACCCCTTCAGGGAACTATGAATTCGATTCCGGGCTTGCCCGCAAAAATGGCCTTCCGGCGCTCCCGGTTCACGATGAAGCCACAAGGGCGCCTCAGCCGGAGGGGATGCTCCGACTCCTGACGCCCCATGACACCTTCGGGCTCAACTCCCAGTTCAGGGAGACCCGCACGATCCCCGTGCAAAAACCCGCCGTCTTTTTGCACCCTGACGACGCGAAAGAGGCAGGGATTCAGAACGGGAGCAACGTACAGGTCCAGAACCGTCACGGCTCTCTTTTGCTGACTGCAGCGTTAACTGCGGACGTCGCAAAGGGCGTCGCCCTCATCTATCAAAGGAGCGGCCAAACGGCCGATGACGCCGTCAATCAGCTCGTCACCGTTCAGAGCGCGGATATGGGCGAGATGGTCTCCGGCTCAAAAGGCATCGCCTATTATGATACGTTTGTCGAGGTGAGGCCGGTTTCCAACTGA
- a CDS encoding CoA-transferase subunit beta — protein sequence MNRQADSATADMMTCVMARFLQNEETVFHGVSSHMPMVAMMLARSLHAPDLVHLNIPGGVNPATLRNTSYSSAGPELARQAESAFSLADIFDLSMRGKLDVAFLGGVQFDQYGNVNASLIGDAKKPKVKLPGGAGSAVLIPTAKKAIIWRAKHDVRTFVEDVDFITTRGNLYKIVTPLCVFGYRNGRLYLDSVHAGVTVDDVKKQTGFPIHEQDVPENEPPTLKERTMLKRIDPNNLRAVEF from the coding sequence ATGAACAGACAGGCGGACTCGGCGACAGCCGATATGATGACCTGTGTCATGGCGAGGTTTCTTCAGAATGAGGAGACGGTCTTTCACGGCGTTTCGTCCCATATGCCGATGGTGGCCATGATGCTTGCAAGAAGCCTGCATGCCCCGGATCTGGTTCATTTAAATATCCCGGGCGGGGTGAATCCTGCGACGCTCAGAAACACCTCCTATTCGTCGGCAGGGCCTGAGCTCGCGCGGCAGGCGGAATCTGCCTTCAGCCTGGCGGATATCTTTGATTTATCGATGAGAGGCAAGCTCGATGTGGCGTTTTTGGGCGGTGTGCAGTTTGATCAGTACGGCAACGTCAACGCTTCCCTGATCGGGGACGCGAAAAAGCCGAAAGTCAAACTGCCGGGCGGTGCCGGCAGTGCCGTATTGATTCCCACGGCAAAAAAAGCGATCATCTGGCGGGCGAAGCACGATGTGCGCACATTTGTGGAGGACGTGGACTTCATCACAACGAGGGGAAACCTGTATAAAATCGTGACGCCCCTCTGTGTGTTCGGTTACCGAAACGGCAGGCTTTATCTGGATTCGGTTCATGCGGGCGTGACCGTTGACGACGTGAAAAAACAAACCGGATTTCCGATTCATGAGCAGGACGTACCGGAAAACGAACCGCCGACTTTGAAGGAGCGGACCATGTTAAAGCGGATCGATCCGAACAACCTGCGAGCAGTGGAGTTTTGA
- a CDS encoding CoA transferase subunit A encodes MSKRMDLKDAIRTYVKKGDRLCFSGNALHRAPMAAVREIARQRIGSLSVAKTAGALDIDLLCALGLVDTVDAGFVSYESAYGLCTHFRKGVEDGRITGNEHACYTVINALRGATMNVPFVPVHGLMHGDLLVEKDYFKVVEDPFGSGEEVTLVRTIRPDVAVIHVHTADERGNAVIEGAKYEDEIILRAADKVILTAEKVVKTLQNSNGSRPVDIPGFLVDAVVEAPNGAMPTSCEGRYDVNDKMLKQFLEANDTEAIDDWLTALEKQDCRGRGVMNR; translated from the coding sequence ATGTCGAAGCGAATGGATCTGAAAGACGCCATAAGGACGTATGTGAAAAAAGGTGATCGTCTCTGTTTCAGCGGCAACGCCCTTCATCGGGCGCCGATGGCTGCGGTGCGGGAAATTGCCCGGCAGCGGATCGGCTCCCTGTCCGTTGCCAAAACGGCCGGTGCCCTGGATATTGATCTCCTCTGTGCCCTGGGACTCGTCGACACCGTCGACGCGGGGTTTGTGAGCTATGAATCGGCGTACGGGCTCTGTACCCATTTTCGTAAAGGCGTCGAGGACGGGCGCATTACCGGCAACGAACACGCCTGCTATACCGTGATCAACGCCCTGAGAGGTGCGACCATGAACGTGCCGTTTGTCCCTGTGCATGGACTGATGCACGGCGATCTCCTTGTGGAGAAAGACTATTTCAAAGTCGTTGAGGATCCCTTCGGGAGCGGCGAAGAGGTGACCCTTGTCCGGACGATCCGCCCTGATGTTGCGGTGATTCACGTCCATACAGCGGACGAGAGGGGCAACGCCGTCATCGAAGGGGCGAAGTATGAGGATGAGATCATTTTGAGGGCTGCGGACAAGGTCATCCTGACGGCGGAGAAAGTCGTCAAAACCCTTCAGAACAGCAACGGATCCAGGCCGGTTGATATTCCCGGGTTTCTTGTGGATGCGGTGGTCGAAGCACCGAACGGAGCTATGCCGACGAGCTGTGAAGGGCGCTACGATGTGAACGACAAGATGCTGAAGCAGTTCTTGGAAGCGAACGATACCGAAGCGATCGATGACTGGCTTACGGCACTTGAGAAGCAGGACTGCCGTGGAAGGGGTGTGATGAACCGATGA
- a CDS encoding CoA-disulfide reductase produces the protein MNVIVIGGVAAGMSAASKLRRTDPDAVITVFERGAFPTYGACGLPYYISGENDDYERMIARKEDVFKKQGIDVRLKHEVLKVDFGRRQVMVKDLTTGSVWIEAYDRLMIATGTKAIVPPIPGTGLDRVRVLKTMEDGLRMKEELDQPSVRHVTIIGAGYIGIEMAEALRTLKKDVCVIEMAPRILMPFDEEISNVARDELITNAVSLHLSEAVQEITDTGRGLSVKTAQGAYETDYVILSAGVRPATDLFTDTALQLDGRGAVVVDKEMRTNLPDVFAAGDCATVYNKVKDETDYIPLGTNANKGGRIAGENLAGGRKKYTGTLGSAAIKVFNAELGRTGLTEEEAKMRYEDVTTVTVTANDHPGYYPGSTPLLIKLICEKRTRKILGGQIAGAKGAVLRVDLIALAIHNGMTSDELGMVDFCYAPPFAGVWDAVHIASNAVK, from the coding sequence ATGAATGTGATTGTAATAGGCGGTGTTGCCGCCGGGATGTCGGCGGCGTCGAAGCTTCGGCGCACCGATCCTGACGCTGTCATTACCGTCTTTGAACGAGGCGCATTCCCCACTTACGGGGCATGCGGCCTTCCTTATTACATCTCCGGAGAAAACGATGACTATGAGCGCATGATCGCAAGAAAAGAAGACGTCTTCAAAAAGCAGGGGATCGATGTCCGTCTCAAACATGAAGTCCTGAAGGTAGATTTCGGACGCCGACAGGTGATGGTCAAGGACCTCACGACAGGGTCCGTCTGGATTGAAGCGTATGACCGGCTGATGATTGCCACGGGGACGAAAGCGATCGTACCGCCGATTCCGGGTACCGGGCTCGATCGCGTGCGTGTGTTAAAGACGATGGAAGACGGTCTTCGGATGAAAGAGGAACTCGATCAGCCTTCTGTCAGACATGTGACGATCATCGGTGCCGGCTATATCGGGATCGAAATGGCCGAGGCGCTCCGTACCCTCAAGAAGGACGTGTGCGTCATTGAGATGGCCCCGCGGATTCTGATGCCGTTCGATGAGGAGATCTCAAACGTTGCAAGAGACGAACTGATTACGAATGCCGTGTCCCTGCATCTGTCTGAAGCGGTCCAGGAGATTACGGACACAGGACGCGGCCTCTCTGTCAAAACCGCACAAGGCGCTTATGAAACCGACTACGTCATTTTGTCCGCCGGTGTGAGACCGGCGACGGATCTCTTTACGGACACCGCCCTTCAACTCGACGGGCGGGGCGCGGTGGTTGTGGATAAAGAAATGCGCACGAATCTCCCGGATGTGTTTGCGGCAGGGGACTGTGCGACGGTCTATAACAAAGTCAAAGATGAAACGGACTATATCCCTCTCGGGACGAATGCCAATAAAGGAGGCCGGATCGCCGGGGAGAACCTCGCCGGCGGACGCAAGAAATACACGGGGACCCTCGGGAGTGCGGCGATCAAAGTCTTTAACGCAGAGCTTGGAAGGACGGGCCTCACTGAAGAAGAGGCAAAGATGCGCTATGAGGACGTCACAACGGTAACGGTGACCGCCAATGACCATCCCGGCTACTACCCGGGTTCGACGCCGCTGTTGATCAAGCTGATTTGTGAAAAGCGGACCCGCAAGATTCTAGGCGGTCAGATTGCCGGTGCCAAGGGAGCGGTCCTGAGGGTGGATCTCATTGCCCTTGCCATTCATAACGGCATGACGAGCGATGAACTCGGGATGGTCGACTTTTGTTATGCCCCGCCTTTTGCCGGCGTTTGGGACGCGGTTCATATTGCAAGCAATGCAGTGAAATAG
- a CDS encoding extracellular solute-binding protein: MSQALRILAVADPAVFVYQEQHEAIFGTFEQAFKTKVEIEIIPFPDYYGRMNDELAAGGNFDIVMIAGHLWLGEQVRKGRLKPLQRDLPEGLLPAIYDELFDQGTRYLAPSFCDGHLFVYRKPYVNRTLSDVVTPDEIIRIAREAPESMYGIALKAAPSEIFLDVLPYLRVAGVTLFDEKAISDFRTEQAVQALASYCALQACAPNNTGEFANDEVRNALQDGSVAGAVTWGGQMGFVMDQKAMKNPDELGFAAVKGAWNVTWSFAVNAKSANPELSEALLTHLCRPEVDRIVGAYAGSPLFASTYEQDEGRYPWYRAHKMLLTDIAEPLPKRDDTGALMAPLYEAFTKAFRGEVTPEEAIHLAYERMIEVSGKEGLT; the protein is encoded by the coding sequence ATGAGCCAAGCCTTACGCATCCTTGCCGTTGCCGATCCGGCTGTGTTCGTCTATCAAGAACAGCACGAAGCGATCTTTGGCACCTTTGAACAAGCCTTTAAGACGAAGGTGGAGATCGAGATCATTCCCTTCCCTGACTACTACGGCCGCATGAACGACGAGCTCGCTGCAGGGGGCAACTTTGACATCGTCATGATTGCCGGACATCTCTGGCTCGGCGAACAGGTCAGAAAGGGACGCCTTAAGCCTCTTCAGCGTGACCTCCCTGAGGGACTCCTCCCTGCCATTTATGACGAACTCTTTGATCAGGGTACGCGCTACCTGGCCCCCTCCTTTTGCGATGGGCACCTGTTTGTCTACCGCAAGCCTTATGTGAACCGGACGCTTTCGGATGTGGTGACCCCGGATGAGATCATCCGGATTGCACGTGAAGCGCCGGAGTCGATGTACGGAATTGCATTAAAGGCCGCACCGAGTGAGATTTTTCTTGACGTCCTGCCTTATTTGAGGGTGGCAGGCGTCACGCTGTTTGATGAGAAGGCCATCAGCGATTTCCGTACGGAACAAGCCGTTCAGGCCCTTGCGTCTTACTGTGCGTTACAGGCATGTGCCCCGAACAATACCGGCGAATTTGCCAATGATGAGGTGCGCAATGCCCTGCAGGACGGCTCCGTTGCCGGAGCGGTGACGTGGGGCGGGCAGATGGGGTTTGTCATGGATCAGAAGGCGATGAAGAACCCCGATGAGCTTGGATTTGCCGCCGTCAAAGGCGCGTGGAACGTGACGTGGAGCTTTGCCGTCAATGCCAAATCAGCGAACCCGGAGCTCTCGGAAGCACTTCTCACGCATCTTTGCCGTCCTGAAGTGGATCGCATCGTCGGCGCTTACGCCGGTTCGCCGCTGTTTGCGTCCACGTATGAGCAAGATGAAGGGCGGTACCCTTGGTACCGTGCCCACAAAATGCTCCTGACAGACATCGCAGAGCCTCTCCCGAAACGGGACGATACAGGAGCTCTGATGGCTCCTTTGTATGAAGCGTTCACGAAGGCCTTCCGCGGTGAAGTGACCCCTGAAGAGGCGATTCATCTTGCGTATGAGCGGATGATTGAGGTTTCAGGCAAGGAGGGGCTCACATGA
- a CDS encoding EutN/CcmL family microcompartment protein, translated as MLMGKVISNVVSTRKHEALQGYTLLVIEIMHQNSREYRIAADMIGAGKGEHVLLTAGSQVRFGLTKEAPVDLLVVGILDREPDIGGDSR; from the coding sequence ATGTTAATGGGAAAAGTCATTTCGAACGTAGTCTCGACGAGAAAACATGAAGCCCTGCAGGGCTATACGCTCCTGGTTATTGAAATCATGCATCAGAACAGCCGTGAATACCGGATTGCCGCCGATATGATCGGTGCCGGGAAAGGCGAGCATGTACTGTTGACCGCCGGCAGTCAGGTCCGGTTCGGACTGACGAAGGAAGCACCCGTCGACCTTCTGGTTGTGGGAATTCTTGATCGTGAACCGGACATCGGAGGCGATTCGAGATGA
- a CDS encoding phosphate propanoyltransferase encodes MDRRQVEQEIYRSIERVLHEMGIDVIADDASIPVSVSARHVHLSPDDVNALFGDGYSLTYFRDISQPGQYACQEKVTLKGPKGKIENVRILGPARGQTQVEVSKTDARTLGVDPPVRRSGVLKDSEAITIEAANGRVIHLNEGLIIADRHIHMTPEDARRFAVKDGEKVAVAISGEKPGVLGQVTIRVKETYKLDMHIDTDDGNAFLIQGAGKGKIVKESW; translated from the coding sequence ATGGATCGCAGGCAAGTCGAACAGGAAATCTACAGGAGCATTGAGCGCGTGCTGCACGAAATGGGCATCGACGTCATTGCGGACGATGCCTCCATTCCCGTAAGCGTCTCCGCACGTCATGTCCATCTGTCTCCAGACGACGTGAACGCGTTGTTTGGAGACGGGTATTCCCTGACGTATTTCAGGGATATATCCCAGCCGGGTCAATATGCATGTCAAGAAAAGGTGACGCTCAAAGGACCGAAAGGCAAGATTGAAAACGTCCGGATTCTCGGTCCGGCAAGGGGACAGACGCAGGTGGAAGTCTCCAAAACCGATGCGAGAACCCTCGGCGTTGACCCGCCGGTCCGCCGGTCCGGCGTGCTGAAGGACTCCGAAGCGATCACCATAGAAGCGGCAAACGGACGTGTGATTCACCTGAACGAAGGACTGATCATTGCCGACAGGCATATACACATGACCCCGGAAGACGCCCGGCGATTCGCCGTGAAGGACGGGGAAAAAGTGGCCGTCGCGATAAGCGGAGAAAAGCCCGGTGTTCTCGGACAGGTGACGATCCGGGTGAAAGAGACGTATAAACTTGATATGCATATCGATACCGATGATGGGAATGCGTTCTTGATTCAAGGCGCTGGCAAAGGAAAAATCGTAAAAGAAAGCTGGTGA
- a CDS encoding BMC domain-containing protein yields MNQSLGMIETRGLTAAIEAADAMLKAANVEIVGSEKIGSGLVTVVIKGEVGAVKAAIDVGSEAVERTGELVAAHVIPRPHDDVEKILPMMK; encoded by the coding sequence ATGAACCAGTCATTAGGGATGATCGAAACAAGAGGATTGACGGCGGCGATTGAAGCGGCCGATGCGATGCTGAAAGCGGCGAACGTGGAGATTGTCGGCAGTGAGAAGATCGGATCCGGTCTCGTCACCGTTGTCATCAAAGGGGAAGTCGGCGCGGTGAAGGCCGCCATTGATGTCGGAAGTGAAGCGGTCGAGCGCACGGGTGAACTCGTCGCCGCCCATGTGATTCCGCGTCCGCATGATGATGTGGAGAAAATCCTGCCAATGATGAAATAA
- a CDS encoding BMC domain-containing protein — protein MNESVGFIETRGLTAAIEAADAMLKAANVEIIGSEKIGSGLVSVMVQGDVGAVKAATEVGAEAAQRVGELVAVHVIPRPHGDLMKLMPKQETKQGGKSS, from the coding sequence ATGAATGAATCAGTAGGGTTTATCGAAACAAGAGGATTGACGGCGGCGATTGAAGCGGCCGATGCGATGCTGAAAGCGGCGAATGTGGAGATTATCGGCAGTGAAAAAATCGGCTCAGGGCTCGTATCCGTGATGGTGCAAGGTGACGTGGGCGCGGTGAAGGCCGCAACGGAAGTCGGCGCAGAAGCAGCCCAGCGCGTCGGAGAGCTCGTTGCGGTGCACGTGATTCCAAGACCGCACGGCGATCTGATGAAACTGATGCCTAAACAGGAAACCAAACAAGGAGGGAAATCATCATGA
- a CDS encoding BMC domain-containing protein, which yields MSTRHSPITKPSGVMTVIREEYEAIGLVEIKYFTHASHLLDAMLKGANVRFVSSENALGGRLVTLVVGGGIEQIQAALAIAEEKGQALEAGCLVNTVMIAQPSEDIMNYLGEYRSIKGGEDNE from the coding sequence GTGTCTACAAGGCACAGTCCGATCACAAAACCAAGCGGGGTGATGACGGTGATTCGTGAGGAATACGAGGCAATCGGGCTAGTGGAGATCAAATATTTCACCCATGCCTCGCATCTGCTTGATGCCATGTTAAAAGGAGCCAACGTCCGCTTTGTCTCCAGTGAGAACGCACTCGGAGGCCGTCTCGTGACGCTCGTTGTCGGGGGCGGCATCGAACAGATCCAGGCGGCACTGGCCATCGCAGAAGAGAAGGGTCAGGCACTTGAGGCAGGCTGTCTCGTGAACACGGTGATGATCGCACAGCCCTCAGAAGACATTATGAATTATCTCGGCGAATACCGATCAATCAAAGGAGGAGAAGACAATGAATGA
- a CDS encoding BMC domain-containing protein yields the protein MTVRSGDSYGFVEVRQYTEAMMLLDHMLKMTYVELVSIERAGAAHLTLIVKGELASVQLAMEEALNRASSNEVTARVIAKPYEGFDRVYKAQSDHKTKRGDDGDS from the coding sequence ATGACAGTCAGGAGCGGGGATTCATACGGATTTGTTGAAGTCAGGCAGTACACCGAAGCGATGATGCTCCTCGATCATATGCTGAAAATGACGTACGTGGAGCTTGTGTCCATTGAACGGGCCGGGGCCGCGCATTTGACCCTCATCGTGAAAGGTGAACTCGCATCGGTGCAGCTCGCTATGGAAGAAGCGCTGAACCGTGCCAGCTCAAATGAGGTCACAGCAAGGGTCATTGCCAAACCTTATGAGGGCTTTGACCGTGTCTACAAGGCACAGTCCGATCACAAAACCAAGCGGGGTGATGACGGTGATTCGTGA
- a CDS encoding BMC domain-containing protein, with product MNKALGMLEVLGFSVAIAAADSAVKHADVNIEGIDCNNPAAGDKAAIPLVVQVKLSGEVANVEAALSAAKQRALAFIPEDAVHTSLIPRVAPGMMPLLTNGKVKKKVRA from the coding sequence ATGAATAAGGCGTTAGGAATGCTTGAAGTACTCGGGTTCAGTGTCGCCATCGCAGCCGCGGACAGTGCGGTGAAACATGCGGATGTCAACATCGAAGGCATTGACTGCAATAACCCCGCCGCCGGTGACAAGGCAGCGATCCCGCTCGTCGTCCAGGTGAAACTGTCGGGGGAGGTGGCGAACGTGGAAGCCGCCCTCAGTGCCGCCAAACAGCGTGCACTGGCGTTTATTCCGGAAGATGCCGTCCATACGAGCCTGATTCCCCGTGTTGCACCAGGAATGATGCCGCTTCTCACAAACGGAAAAGTGAAGAAGAAGGTGAGGGCATGA
- a CDS encoding aldehyde dehydrogenase family protein gives MSISEDMLKQIVKSVMNNVEKELGESPKPQPRTIPVTVLNEVTPVKESRDPSPVHQHVLGVFPDVDQAVHAAAGSQKEWVKRPVSERRVILEAMKQTVDSQKERYSELAVEETGLGNVADKIAKHELIITKTPGVEDLRTDAVSGDHGLTIEEDAPFGVIGAVTPVTNPTTTVIHNSLVMLAAGNAVVFNVHPSSKATCQRVVSDLNAAIKDAGGPQNLITMIAEPTLDTLNQLAGHQEIRLLVGTGGQGLVRSLLQSGKKAIGAGAGNPPVIVDETADIEAAAKAIILGASFDNNILCIAEKEVFALDVIYDDLIYHLLQEGAYMLSESELSQVMKTVLVGDAPIEAAKSCSVSVRPDLHIAKAWVGKEASAILKAATGKDLPVKLLICDVEATHPFVQLEQMMPVLPIVRMPDFDAAVEAAVKAEKGNRHTAVIHSKNVDRLTQFARRIETTIFVKNASSLAGVGFGGEGYATMTIAGPTGEGITSPRTFTRKRRCVLAEGGFRIIG, from the coding sequence GTGTCGATCTCTGAAGACATGCTCAAACAGATTGTCAAATCTGTCATGAACAATGTGGAGAAGGAACTTGGCGAAAGCCCCAAGCCGCAGCCTCGCACGATCCCCGTGACGGTTCTGAACGAGGTGACCCCGGTAAAAGAAAGTAGAGATCCGTCCCCGGTGCATCAGCATGTGCTTGGCGTCTTCCCTGACGTCGATCAGGCGGTCCATGCCGCAGCCGGTTCGCAAAAAGAATGGGTGAAGCGCCCGGTGAGTGAGCGCCGAGTGATCCTCGAGGCGATGAAGCAGACGGTGGACAGTCAGAAAGAACGCTATTCCGAACTCGCCGTGGAAGAGACGGGTCTCGGAAACGTGGCAGACAAGATCGCAAAGCATGAACTGATCATCACCAAGACCCCGGGTGTGGAAGATTTGCGAACCGACGCCGTCAGCGGTGATCACGGTCTGACCATTGAAGAAGATGCGCCGTTTGGGGTGATCGGTGCGGTGACGCCGGTGACGAACCCGACGACGACCGTCATTCACAACAGCCTCGTGATGCTTGCGGCGGGCAATGCGGTGGTCTTCAACGTCCATCCATCGTCGAAAGCGACATGCCAGCGCGTCGTCAGTGATCTGAATGCCGCCATCAAAGACGCCGGCGGACCGCAGAATCTCATCACGATGATCGCAGAGCCGACCCTGGATACGCTCAATCAGCTCGCAGGCCATCAGGAGATCCGGCTTCTCGTCGGAACCGGTGGTCAGGGTCTCGTCCGTTCCCTGTTGCAATCCGGCAAGAAAGCGATCGGTGCAGGGGCAGGCAATCCGCCTGTGATTGTCGATGAAACCGCGGACATTGAAGCGGCGGCCAAAGCCATCATCCTAGGGGCGTCCTTTGATAACAACATCCTCTGTATTGCGGAGAAAGAAGTCTTTGCCCTCGACGTGATTTACGATGACCTGATTTATCACTTACTCCAAGAGGGTGCTTACATGCTCAGTGAATCGGAGCTCTCACAGGTCATGAAGACCGTCCTTGTCGGCGATGCGCCGATTGAAGCGGCGAAGAGCTGTTCTGTGTCTGTGAGGCCGGATCTTCATATCGCCAAAGCCTGGGTCGGAAAAGAGGCATCGGCGATTTTGAAAGCGGCTACAGGAAAGGATCTCCCGGTGAAGCTGTTGATCTGTGACGTCGAGGCAACGCATCCTTTCGTACAGCTTGAACAGATGATGCCCGTGCTGCCGATCGTCCGCATGCCGGACTTTGACGCTGCTGTGGAAGCCGCTGTGAAGGCGGAAAAGGGGAATCGGCACACGGCCGTCATCCACTCGAAGAACGTGGATCGGCTGACGCAGTTCGCAAGGCGCATTGAGACGACGATCTTTGTCAAAAATGCTTCCTCCCTTGCAGGCGTCGGCTTTGGCGGTGAAGGTTATGCGACGATGACGATCGCAGGACCGACCGGTGAGGGGATTACATCTCCGCGGACGTTTACAAGAAAGAGGCGATGCGTGCTCGCAGAAGGCGGCTTTCGCATAATCGGCTGA